One window from the genome of Nicotiana sylvestris chromosome 9, ASM39365v2, whole genome shotgun sequence encodes:
- the LOC138878273 gene encoding uncharacterized protein, giving the protein MTRAKVMVTDIPAISLEDRKLLDALGSPKPHKSAYSSYSKMTGLKLNFSGTNRQEPSSAKTLKRHEPLWMVIQDEANQKLEANLRVAISEEAKEDDLIEYCPEEAATTGDFTSNKTEKKKVTQEITLSYHASIHMELFEALYSKRCRSLIGWFKIRKVELIGPDLMHQAIEKLKIIKEWLKTAYIRQKSYLDVCRMNLEVKEDDWVFLNVSPMKGIMQFGKKGKLSLRYAEPYKIIQRIGHPVFHVSILKKVIGDPTLIVLVETIEVEEGTWEAKEEMKKKYPHLFE; this is encoded by the exons ATGACTAGAGCCAAAGTAATGGTAACTGATATACCTGCTATTTCGTTGGAGGACAGAAAATTGTTGGATGCTTTGGGCAGTCCAAAACCACACAAAAGTGCATACTCATCATACTCAAAAATGACCGGACTGAAGCTGAATTTTTCAGGGACAAACAGACAGGAACCAAGTAGTGCAAAGACACTAAAAAGGCATGAACCATTGTGGATGGTTATACAAGATGAAGCTAATCAAAAACTTGAGGCCAACTTACGCGTTGCCATCTCCGAAGAAGCAAAAGAGGATGACTTGATTGAGTATTGTCCGGAAGAGGCGGCTACAACTGGAGATTTCACTTCTAACAAAACTGAAAAAAAGAAGGTGACTCAAGAAATAACACTCAG ttatcatgCTAGCATTCACATGGAACTGTTCGAGGCTCTATATAGTAAGAGATGTAGATCTCTCATTGGGTGGTTCAAGATTAGGAAAGTGGAGTTGATAGGGCCAGACCTCATGCATCAGGCTATAGAGAAGCTTAAGATCATTAAGGAATGGTTGAAAACTGCCTACATTCGTCAAAAGTCCTATTTAGATGTATGTCGTATGAATTTGGAGGTCAAAGaggatgactgggtattcttgaacgtttcccccatgaagggtataatgcaatttggtaagaaagggaaattgagtctaaGGTATGCTGAACCATacaaaatcattcagaggattggtcacccagtgtttcatgtatctatttTGAAGAAGGTAATTGGAGACCCGACACTCATTGTTCTGGTTGAGACTATTGAG GTTGAAGAGGGCACGTGGGAGGCCAAGGaagagatgaagaagaagtacCCTCATTTGTTTGAATAA